One Acropora palmata chromosome 2, jaAcrPala1.3, whole genome shotgun sequence genomic window carries:
- the LOC141873177 gene encoding uncharacterized protein LOC141873177 → MFLHLDGRYRKTNECNFLEQVDEELTKFVKNSKHNRVLLFPPSASQYRFLIHQLVGNYPALQTVSIGQGKERRTVVYQGERSESSKMDPSDSPVQRKFFGRGRARQTKRPDQALYVPGAMRQAKKGQQEGSSRSECLRNKAEDKELPQKVPQLVQGSSGVAIIDKLGSYCSDGGDSRQMDKHSPPEYHEAKTVKCIDGRITPLGSEKEEVSNVPGSSSSEGQFDNVKSRLSTDRELCKSEEKGAVNQTLADVFASDTSLVLQIKDNSLEGQNKNGDINDQSIKKELQCSKTSVRAPDTNKKSLKKAEECELSPFENCEESGVNTLLEDGCDKNNSESKVPSSVGKDDCNVVEDDVELCKKESGHEGVNPKLKMLFIEGIEKCHNVPERVLLKPSCHDYDAGSVIANSDFSITGENVTDKLKESEESCQCSVKENLKGSKEGIMMSDSNRCNFQDTIMQGTHVVGTISSEMSMCLDEAEKPESLNDKTTDGLVNSAEKSEGLVTQLGISEEKHEEEPLAKQSQASLDVELNLNPDTNKLQEKLSETCSNKKKKSKKEKSKDGDKKVKSKEKKEKKRKKEKKSEKIAQTENDKETSSESELIKGDKKPMTKELAYEESNSKDTKTCNMVRKEHELGVIKGDREDDCSLDDDDDWESNYNESGDCLRPDQIEELSRLTGIANPEIQKTQFDFYSFTPKSCELDDDEFGHIVEIYNFSSDLKTQDIMQSLNSFRSKGFDIKWVDDTHALGIFSSSIAAQDAIRLCSTPLMKLRPISQGTPESRKKASNCFENLQPYRERPQTSKLLADRLVTGALGMRSKMTKEERVKEREKLKEAKNRKRQEEQEKAKIWAD, encoded by the exons TGAATCATCCAAGATGGACCCTTCAGATTCACCTGtgcaaaggaaattttttGGAAGAGGTAGAGCAAG GCAAACAAAGCGACCAGATCAGGCTTTGTATGTTCCTGGAGCAATGCGGCAGGCAAAAAAAGGACAGCAAGAGGGAAGCTCAAGGAGTGAATGTTTGAGAAACAAAGCTGAAGATAAGGAACTTCCACAAAAGGTTCCCCAACTTGTGCAAGGCAGCTCAGGAGTTGCAATTATTGATAAGCTTGGATCTTATTGTAGTGATGGTGGTGATAGTAGGCAAATGGATAAACATAGTCCGCCAGAGTATCATGAAGCCAAAACAGTCAAGTGCATTGATGGCAGAATAACACCTCTGGGTTCTGAAAAAGAGGAAGTTTCAAATGTTCCAGGTAGTTCATCCAGTGAAGGACAATTTGACAATGTGAAATCTCGGCTATCTACAGATCGGGAACTGTGTAAGAGTGAAGAAAAGGGAGCTGTCAATCAAACACTAGCTGATGTTTTTGCGTCTGATACTTCATTAGTTCTTCAAATAAAAGATAATTCCTTGGAAGGACAGAACAAAAACGGTGATATTAATGATCAAAGTATTAAAAAGGAACTGCAGTGCAGCAAAACTAGTGTTAGAGCACCGGATACAAATAAAAAGTCACTGAAAAAGGCAGAAGAATGTGAGCTATCACCATTCGAAAATTGTGAGGAATCAGGTGTAAACACTCTACTTGAAGATGGTTGTGATAAAAACAATTCAGAAAGCAAGGTGCCTTCTTCAGTTGGAAAAGATGACTGCAATGTTGTTGAAGATGATGTTGAACTATGCAAGAAAGAAAGTGGACATGAAGGAGTAAATCCTAaacttaaaatgttatttattgAAGGCATTGAAAAATGTCACAATGTCCCAGAAAGAGTACTTTTAAAACCCTCCTGTCATGACTATGATGCAGGATCAGTTATAGCAAACTCTGATTTTTCAATTACTGGAGAGAATGTTACCGATAAACTCAAAGAATCTGAAGAATCTTGCCAGTGTTCagtcaaagaaaacttgaaaggTAGCAAAGAAGGTATCATGATGTCAGATTCAAACAGGTGCAATTTTCAGGATACAATTATGCAGGGAACCCATGTAGTAGGCACaatttcatcagaaatgtcTATGTGTCTTGATGAGGCTGAAAAACCAGAATCTCTAAATGATAAGACGACAGATGGATTAGTGAATTCAGCTGAGAAAAGTGAGGGGTTAGTTACTCAGTTGGGAATTTCAGAGGAGAAACATGAAGAAGAGCCTCTAGCAAAACAGAGCCAAGCATCTCTTGATGTGGAACTGAATCTAAATCCAGACACTAATAAACTCCAAGAAAAGCTGTCAGAGACATGTagcaataagaaaaagaaatcaaagaaagaaaagagcaAAGATGGAGATAAAAAAGTCAAAtccaaggaaaagaaagagaaaaagagaaagaaggaaaagaaaagtgagAAAATTGCACAAACTGAGAATGATAAGGAGACAAGCTCAGAGTCTGAGCTTATTAAAGGGGACAAGAAACCAATGACCAAAGAGTTGGCTTATGAGGAAAGTAATAGTAAAGATACAAAGACTTGTAATATGGTTAGAAAGGAACATGAGCTTGGTGTGATTAAAGGAGATAGGGAAGATGATTGTAGTctggatgatgatgatgattggGAATCCAATTATAATGAGAGTGGGGATTGCCTGAGACCAGATCAGATAGAAGAG CTTTCAAGACTCACAGGAATAGCAAATCCAGAAATTCAGAAAACACAATTTGACTTCTACTCATTTACTCCTAAGAGTTGCGAACTGGATGACGATG AGTTTGGCCATATTGTGGAGATCTACAATTTTTCTTCGGATTTGAAGACTCAAGACATTATGCAATCTCTGAATTCTTTCAg GAGCAAAGGTTTTGACATCAAGTGGGTTGATGACACACATGCTCTGGGAATCTTTTCAAGTTCCATTGCAG CTCAAGATGCCATACGATTGTGCTCAACGCCATTGATGAAACTTCGACCCATTAGTCAAGGGACACCAGAATCAAGGAAGAAAGCAAGTAACTGTTTTG AGAACCTTCAACCCTACAGAGAGAGACCGCAGACAAGTAAGCTTCTAGCCGACAGGCTGGTAACAGGAGCTCTTGGAATGCGATCCAAGATGACAAAAGAGGAGAGAgtaaaagagagagagaagtTGAAGGAAGCCAAAA ACAGAAAAAGACAGGAGGAACAAGAGAAAGCAAAGATATGGGCTGACTGA